The Nitrososphaerales archaeon genome contains the following window.
GAATATAGGAGGCTTGGATTCATTCAAGGCGGCCACGCTACTCGTAGGAGGGGTTGCGAGGCGTGGAGAAACATGTGGTGCGGTGATAGGTGCGCTCATGGCTTTAGGTATAGTGATAGGGCGTGAAAGGATCGAAGATATCGAGACTTACCAAAAGGCCTTTGAACCCGCGTACGAGTTTTGTGATAAATTTGTAAAGGAGTACGGGAGCACCCTTTGTTGTGAAATTCAGAAGAGGTTGTATGGTATGTGCTTTAATCTGAGGGATAGGAGAGGCCATGAGCAATTCTTATTAGCTGGAGGCCGCTCGGAAGAGGGTTGTCCGAAAGTCTGTGGGTTTGCTG
Protein-coding sequences here:
- a CDS encoding C-GCAxxG-C-C family protein; the protein is MEQEILKLIKQVHDDAKEYNMKYPGCSQAVLGSLQKNLNIGGLDSFKAATLLVGGVARRGETCGAVIGALMALGIVIGRERIEDIETYQKAFEPAYEFCDKFVKEYGSTLCCEIQKRLYGMCFNLRDRRGHEQFLLAGGRSEEGCPKVCGFAAKTMAEIILRLKDRALVRE